DNA from Syntrophorhabdaceae bacterium:
TATTCCGGAAAATAATTTTACTCTTTTCAGGGATTTTATCAACAGATTTGCACGATGGCCTGTGAAGCACGTATGTCCTTTTGTTTCCCACGTAGAAAGTTTCCGTGTCTTTTTTGTTCTCCTGCCAGAGTCCCTTATCTGCTTCCACGGCCTTTTTTTCGTAATCGATGAGCGTCTCCTTATACTTCTCGTTGGGGGGTACGATATGAGCCCTCGCATAGCCGAGTTTCACGAGTTCCCCGTTGACGAAGGTCTTCTTTACAAAAACGTATGCAAGGATCCGTCCCTCTTTATCTTTCTGTTCTTTATCAAACTCGAGCCGAACCTTCTTCATAAAAACAAGTTTGTTGTTGAATTTCTTTGCTTCCTTGGCGTAGAACGCCGACCCTTCTTTCAGGTTTATCTGCGGGGCCTCTATGCCGGCGTACTTGACGATCTCGCCCGTATCGAGTTCGATCGTGTCGCCGTCAATAACTTTCCTCACAATGGCCTCTTTTGCCGTGAGACTACTTGACAAAAAGAAGAGAAGGAAAAAAGATATAAGGAATGGAAGGGTTTTTTGCATGAAGAATATTACAACATTTTTCCGCCGCGATAAATAACTATGTGTATGGTCGCGAGATATTATAGAGAGAAGCGTTCGATATCAGACTCCGGAGGGTTGTATGAGAAAACAGATCTTCGTGTGCGCATGCCTGATGGTCTTCCTGTCGGCGCCTTTAAACATTCTTGCCCAACAGGACGGGCTCTCAATCGGGTACGGATTCGGCACCTTCAATAACGACATGAGAGGTGTTCAGATACGTGACGGCAACTACGATTACGGTCAGATGACATTCTTCCATGAGCGACGTCTCTTTAAGAGAGTCAATTGGACCATCGAGCCTTTTGTCTCGTACATTAATCGGCCAACCGAAGGCGTGGATGGGGGAGTTTCAATTTTTGCAAAAGCCTATGTGGACGAGAAGAAAAAGCATGGGCTTTTTGCAACCGCAGGGGGAGGCTCGCTTTACACGAGTATGGGGTATAGCGGACAAGGCACCCACCTGTGGTTTATCCTGCAGGGTGGATTGGGTTATAGATGGGACAAATATTTCGTGGAAGGCCGGTTTAAGCACTACTCTAATGGGGACACAGCCACGCCCAACCGATCGCTCAATTCAAGTATTCTGTTTGTAGGAATGTATCTCTAGAATGAAAAGAGGGTAGGGCGGCGTTATGCCGCCCTACCAAGATGAACTACTTCTTCACGGGCTCGAAGGCGAAGAAAACCCTCTCAGCCATAATGGTGCCTGCTTTCCCTTTTTCAATCGGTGTTGCAGGAATATCGAAAACGGCGAGTTGCACCTCGTCGCCTTGTTTTAAGGAACCGGCGGGGCAGTTGATAATTCTCGTGAGGAATCTCCTCACCGGATCGGCTCCTAAATCAATCACCGCATGAATGAGCGGGGAATTGAAACCCAGGGGAACACCTTTCACTTCTTCGGAAAGAACGATGACTTTGCCTTTTGTCGGCAGGTCCACGTATTCCAGATCCTCCGAGTAACATTCGGGGCAGATTACCCGCGGAGGGTACGCCACGTGACCACAGCCCTTGCATTTCGTGGTGGTAAATCTACCTTTTTTTAAGTTTTCATAAAAGGTGTAGGACCTGTTGAATTCTTTAGCCTCTATGGGCCACATATCCATTGTTGCCGGATAAAGATTATCGAGAACCGGTATTCCTAATACAGACATATTTTCCTCCTTATTTTACTGGTTCTTGACCATAAATGATTATGGTATGTTCAGCATTCGCTCCGCTCAGGTTGTGCGTCAGGCCGATGTCGGCATTCTTTACCTGGTGACGTGCGCGGCCCTGGAGCTGCTTCATGATCTCGATACCCTGTCGGATGCCTGTTGCACCGAATGGATGGCCAACGGCAAGGAGACCGCCGTCTGTATTTACCGGAACCTTTCCGCCGAGTTCGATCTGCTTTGAACCGCAGAATTCACCGCCCTCACCCTTTTTGCAGAAACCGAGTTCTTCGACTTCGATGACTTCGGAGATCGAGAAGCAGTCGTGGGTCTGAGCGACTTTTACGTCACCCGGCGATACCTTTGCTCTCTTATATGCCTTTTCGGCGGCTATGCGCGTATGCTTCCAATCCGCAAGATGGGCTCCGGGGAAGTTCACGGAAACGCTGTTTAAGGAAGCCTGAGCGGTTCCTCTCAGATAGACGAGAGGTCTGTTGGTGAGTTTCTTGGCAATCTCTTCAGTGGTGACGATGCAGGCTGCGGCTCCATCGGTGATGGGGCAGCAATCGTAAAGCGTAAGTGGGGGAACAACCACAGGGGCGGCGAGAGCCTCTTCGAGGGTCAACGCCTTCTGCATCTGAGCCACCGGGTTGGTGGCCGCATAATTGTAGTTCGCTACGGAAACGGCCGCTAGCTGTTCTTTCTTGGATCCGTAATGCTG
Protein-coding regions in this window:
- a CDS encoding zinc ribbon domain-containing protein, which encodes MSVLGIPVLDNLYPATMDMWPIEAKEFNRSYTFYENLKKGRFTTTKCKGCGHVAYPPRVICPECYSEDLEYVDLPTKGKVIVLSEEVKGVPLGFNSPLIHAVIDLGADPVRRFLTRIINCPAGSLKQGDEVQLAVFDIPATPIEKGKAGTIMAERVFFAFEPVKK
- a CDS encoding thermonuclease family protein, with the translated sequence MRKVIDGDTIELDTGEIVKYAGIEAPQINLKEGSAFYAKEAKKFNNKLVFMKKVRLEFDKEQKDKEGRILAYVFVKKTFVNGELVKLGYARAHIVPPNEKYKETLIDYEKKAVEADKGLWQENKKDTETFYVGNKRTYVLHRPSCKSVDKIPEKSKIIFRN
- a CDS encoding thiolase family protein, which codes for MTRHACIIAGGQNKWGVREAHLVDLFQEAAKACLDDIPGLKPKDIDGLIVATSYAGRCSFQVNTAPVIAERCGLKPTSICVRIDVLCAGGSTGIILAKGLVESGNADIVMVAGGEKLYTPQKWEVLYSELASVDHDWDGVHGMGLPPPFFALTAQEHFQHYGSKKEQLAAVSVANYNYAATNPVAQMQKALTLEEALAAPVVVPPLTLYDCCPITDGAAACIVTTEEIAKKLTNRPLVYLRGTAQASLNSVSVNFPGAHLADWKHTRIAAEKAYKRAKVSPGDVKVAQTHDCFSISEVIEVEELGFCKKGEGGEFCGSKQIELGGKVPVNTDGGLLAVGHPFGATGIRQGIEIMKQLQGRARHQVKNADIGLTHNLSGANAEHTIIIYGQEPVK
- a CDS encoding acyloxyacyl hydrolase, encoding MRKQIFVCACLMVFLSAPLNILAQQDGLSIGYGFGTFNNDMRGVQIRDGNYDYGQMTFFHERRLFKRVNWTIEPFVSYINRPTEGVDGGVSIFAKAYVDEKKKHGLFATAGGGSLYTSMGYSGQGTHLWFILQGGLGYRWDKYFVEGRFKHYSNGDTATPNRSLNSSILFVGMYL